The nucleotide sequence AAAATCACCGGTAATCTCGCGGATTAGTTGCTTTAATTTCGGAATCGTTCCATCACCAGGCGAGTCAACTCACTACCAGCACTGATCGGTCTCCCAGTTCCGGCGAGTGTAGTACCCTGAATATCCCGACGCCGAAGCCAACGGGCGGCTACGCCGCATAAATTGCCGGTCGTAATCGGCGCGCTTTTGGGGATCTGATAGCGTGGAGTAGGCAGCGTGAATCTTCATGAACTCGTCGGCCGACGTGTCCTTGCGCTCGATCGCCGCCACGTCCGGGTGGCAAACCCGAACCAATTTTCGGTACGCCGATTTGATCTCCTGACACGTGGCGACGGCCGGTATGCCGAGGATTTCGTACAGCGAGGTCATGGTTTGAGGGCGGAGATACGACGGCGTCTCGGCCTCAGCAGAAGCGTAAGCGGAGCCGGAGGCGAAGGCGCGAATCGGCTGAAATCGTACACGTGTCGACGTTTTTGGAGAGGCTGTGGC is from Pyrus communis chromosome 10, drPyrComm1.1, whole genome shotgun sequence and encodes:
- the LOC137747360 gene encoding chaperone protein dnaJ 11, chloroplastic-like: MLSSSFSTAFLTAPILSATASPKTSTRVRFQPIRAFASGSAYASAEAETPSYLRPQTMTSLYEILGIPAVATCQEIKSAYRKLVRVCHPDVAAIERKDTSADEFMKIHAAYSTLSDPQKRADYDRQFMRRSRPLASASGYSGYYTRRNWETDQCW